In Acipenser ruthenus unplaced genomic scaffold, fAciRut3.2 maternal haplotype, whole genome shotgun sequence, the following proteins share a genomic window:
- the LOC117962758 gene encoding alcohol dehydrogenase class-3-like isoform X2, whose translation MKVIKCKAAVAWEPGKPLSIEEVEVAPPQAHEVRIQIVATGLCHTDLYFLYEAGETKLFPAILGHEGAGIVESVGPGVTKFKPGDKVIPLFVPQCGECKFCLSPKTNVCDKNWISQGEGLMPDKTSRFTCKGKPIYHFMGTSTFSEYTVVADISVTKINDSAPLDKVCLLGCGISTGYGAALNTAKVEPGSSCAVFGLGAVGLATVMGCKAAGASRIIAVNTNKDKFIKAEEFGANEFVNPNDYSKPIQEVLIELTKGGVDYSFECVGSVTVMRAALEACQRGWGTSVVVGYTNVADMSTRPLQLIYGRTWKGTYFGGWKSVESVPTLVNDYMTKKIKLDELITHTLPLDRVNEAFDLMTSGKSIRTVLKM comes from the exons ATGAAG GTTATCAAATGCAAGGCTGCTGTCGCTTGGGAGCCAGGGAAGCCCCTGTCAAttgaggaggtggaggtggcaccaccACAGGCTCATGAAGTTCGCATTCAG ATTGTCGCTACTGGATTGTGTCACACTGACCTCTACTTCCTATATGAAGCTGGTGAAACAAAGCTATTCCCTGCAATCCTGGGACATGAAGGAGCTGGGATTGTAGAGAGTGTTGGACCAGGAGTGACCAAATTCAAACCAG GAGACAAAGTTATCCCTCTGTTTGTCCCCCAGTGTGGGGAATGCAAGTTCTGTCTGAGTCCTAAAACCAACGTCTGCGATAAAAACTG GATTAGCCAGGGTGAAGGCTTGATGCCTGATAAGACGTCCAGGTTTACCTGCAAGGGGAAGCCCATCTACCACTTCATGGGGACCAGCACTTTCTCTGAGTACACTGTAGTGGCTGATATCTCTGTGACCAAGATTAATGACTCGGCCCCTCTTGATAAAGTCTGCCTGCTTGGCTGTGGCATTTCCACTGGGTACGGAGCTGCACTCAACACCGCCAAG GTTGAACCCGGCTCTTCCTGCGCTGTGTTTGGCCTGGGAGCCGTGGGTCTTGCTACTGTGATGGGCTGTAAGGCAGCGGGAGCCTCTCGGATCATTGCGGTCAATACCAATAAAGACAAGTTCATTAAAGCAGAAGAATTCGGAGCAAATGAGTTTGTCAACCCCAATGATTACAGCAAGCCCATCCAGGAAGTACTCATTGAGTTGACTAAAGGAGGTGTGGACTACTCCTTTGAGTGTGTGGGCAGTGTTACTGTGATG AGAGCTGCCCTTGAGGCATGTCAGAGAGGCTGGGGAACCAGTGTTGTTGTTGGCTATACAAACGTGGCGGACATGTCGACGCGACCGCTACAACTAATATATGGACGAACATGGAAGGGAACATATTTTGGAG GTTGGAAGAGTGTGGAGAGCGTACCTACGCTGGTGAATGATTACATGACAAAGAAAATTAAGCTGGATGAGTTAATTACCCACACTCTGCCCTTGGACCGTGTTAACGAGGCATTTGACCTGATGACCTCTGGGAAAAG cattCGAACAGTCCTGAAAATGTAG
- the LOC117962758 gene encoding alcohol dehydrogenase class-3-like isoform X1 — translation MATAGKVIKCKAAVAWEPGKPLSIEEVEVAPPQAHEVRIQIVATGLCHTDLYFLYEAGETKLFPAILGHEGAGIVESVGPGVTKFKPGDKVIPLFVPQCGECKFCLSPKTNVCDKNWISQGEGLMPDKTSRFTCKGKPIYHFMGTSTFSEYTVVADISVTKINDSAPLDKVCLLGCGISTGYGAALNTAKVEPGSSCAVFGLGAVGLATVMGCKAAGASRIIAVNTNKDKFIKAEEFGANEFVNPNDYSKPIQEVLIELTKGGVDYSFECVGSVTVMRAALEACQRGWGTSVVVGYTNVADMSTRPLQLIYGRTWKGTYFGGWKSVESVPTLVNDYMTKKIKLDELITHTLPLDRVNEAFDLMTSGKSIRTVLKM, via the exons ATGGCAACAGCAGGCAAG GTTATCAAATGCAAGGCTGCTGTCGCTTGGGAGCCAGGGAAGCCCCTGTCAAttgaggaggtggaggtggcaccaccACAGGCTCATGAAGTTCGCATTCAG ATTGTCGCTACTGGATTGTGTCACACTGACCTCTACTTCCTATATGAAGCTGGTGAAACAAAGCTATTCCCTGCAATCCTGGGACATGAAGGAGCTGGGATTGTAGAGAGTGTTGGACCAGGAGTGACCAAATTCAAACCAG GAGACAAAGTTATCCCTCTGTTTGTCCCCCAGTGTGGGGAATGCAAGTTCTGTCTGAGTCCTAAAACCAACGTCTGCGATAAAAACTG GATTAGCCAGGGTGAAGGCTTGATGCCTGATAAGACGTCCAGGTTTACCTGCAAGGGGAAGCCCATCTACCACTTCATGGGGACCAGCACTTTCTCTGAGTACACTGTAGTGGCTGATATCTCTGTGACCAAGATTAATGACTCGGCCCCTCTTGATAAAGTCTGCCTGCTTGGCTGTGGCATTTCCACTGGGTACGGAGCTGCACTCAACACCGCCAAG GTTGAACCCGGCTCTTCCTGCGCTGTGTTTGGCCTGGGAGCCGTGGGTCTTGCTACTGTGATGGGCTGTAAGGCAGCGGGAGCCTCTCGGATCATTGCGGTCAATACCAATAAAGACAAGTTCATTAAAGCAGAAGAATTCGGAGCAAATGAGTTTGTCAACCCCAATGATTACAGCAAGCCCATCCAGGAAGTACTCATTGAGTTGACTAAAGGAGGTGTGGACTACTCCTTTGAGTGTGTGGGCAGTGTTACTGTGATG AGAGCTGCCCTTGAGGCATGTCAGAGAGGCTGGGGAACCAGTGTTGTTGTTGGCTATACAAACGTGGCGGACATGTCGACGCGACCGCTACAACTAATATATGGACGAACATGGAAGGGAACATATTTTGGAG GTTGGAAGAGTGTGGAGAGCGTACCTACGCTGGTGAATGATTACATGACAAAGAAAATTAAGCTGGATGAGTTAATTACCCACACTCTGCCCTTGGACCGTGTTAACGAGGCATTTGACCTGATGACCTCTGGGAAAAG cattCGAACAGTCCTGAAAATGTAG
- the LOC117421169 gene encoding uncharacterized protein LOC117421169, producing MPPRKTRKCTSVTVKNHAEKAHATSATPAACSESDTASPLPQACPPSSSTVAVSLQHPPVSLAVPRPAVIPDSMATPQVFAEVESLLPLSFNKRKKRRSLRFRCGHRQVGSKDDSF from the exons ATGCCTCCCAGAAAGACTAGGAAGTGTACTTCGGTCACTG tgaAAAATCATGCAGAAAAAGCTCATGCTACATCAGCAACCCCTGCTGCTTGTTCAGAAAGCGACACTGCTTCCCCACTGCCACAGGCATGCCCTCCTTCCTCCAGCACAGTCGCTGTGTCACTTCAGCATCCACCTGTATCACTGGCTGTGCCTCGCCCAGCTGTAATACCCGACAGCATGGCTACACCACAAGTATTTGCTGAAGTCGAGAGCCTTCTCCCTCTTTCTTTcaacaagagaaagaaaag GAGAAGCCTGCGATTTAGGTGTGGGCATCGGCAAGTTGGCAGTAAGGATGATTCCTTTTGA